The Nocardioides sp. S-1144 genome includes a region encoding these proteins:
- the treZ gene encoding malto-oligosyltrehalose trehalohydrolase, which yields MTDTTAPRPARGPFDVWAPAARRLRLSVGSATVDMHQTDGGWWTPSGPTPDPAAGDVDYGYLVDDVEAPRPDPRSRRQPDGVHGRSRTHRPESFAWSDEAWTGRQLAGAVIYELHVGTFTPEGTLDAALGRLDHLRSIGVDLVELMPVNSFNGTHNWGYDGVAWFAVDETYGGPEAYQRFVDGAHAAGLGVIQDVVYNHLGPSGNYLPEFGPYLKQGRNTWGDLVNLDGEGSAEVRRLILDNVRMWLDDYHVDGLRLDAVHALHDDSATHLLEEMAVEVAALSAHQRRPLTLIAESDLNDPRMVTPREAGGYGLDAQWSDDFHHAVHVALTRETAGYYADFEPLGALAKVIERGFFHDGTFSSFRGRDHGIPVDTATMPTWRLVVCNQNHDQIGNRAIGDRITDVLDEDQLGCAALLTLAGPFTPMLFQGEEWAASTPFQFFTSHPEPELGLATAEGRIAEFERMGWDPAVVPDPQAPETFTRSKLDWTEAESGRGARVLELYRTLAALRRTRPELTDPAFSRNRVDVDEDARVLLLHRGALLVALNLGEAPARLEVTQSEVLVATASGAELDGGVLVLAPHAGALLG from the coding sequence ATGACCGACACCACGGCTCCCCGCCCGGCCCGCGGACCCTTCGACGTGTGGGCCCCCGCGGCCCGGCGCCTGCGGCTGTCGGTCGGCAGCGCCACCGTGGACATGCACCAGACCGACGGCGGGTGGTGGACCCCGTCCGGGCCCACCCCCGACCCGGCGGCGGGCGACGTCGACTACGGCTACCTCGTCGACGACGTGGAGGCACCCCGGCCCGACCCGCGGTCGCGGCGCCAGCCGGACGGCGTCCACGGGCGCTCGCGGACCCACCGCCCCGAGAGCTTCGCGTGGAGCGACGAGGCGTGGACGGGTCGTCAGCTCGCCGGCGCGGTGATCTACGAGCTGCACGTGGGCACCTTCACGCCCGAGGGCACCCTGGACGCCGCGCTCGGCCGGCTCGACCACCTGCGCTCGATCGGCGTCGACCTCGTCGAGCTGATGCCGGTCAACTCCTTCAACGGCACCCACAACTGGGGCTACGACGGCGTCGCGTGGTTCGCGGTCGACGAGACCTACGGCGGGCCCGAGGCCTACCAGCGCTTCGTCGACGGCGCCCACGCCGCCGGCCTGGGCGTGATCCAGGACGTCGTGTACAACCACCTCGGCCCGTCGGGGAACTACCTGCCCGAGTTCGGGCCCTACCTCAAGCAGGGTCGCAACACGTGGGGCGACCTGGTCAACCTCGACGGCGAGGGCTCCGCCGAGGTGCGCCGGCTGATCCTCGACAACGTGCGGATGTGGCTCGACGACTACCACGTCGACGGGCTCCGGCTCGACGCCGTGCACGCGCTGCACGACGACTCCGCCACCCACCTGCTCGAGGAGATGGCCGTCGAGGTGGCCGCCCTCTCGGCCCACCAGCGCCGGCCGCTGACGCTGATCGCGGAGTCCGACCTCAACGACCCGAGGATGGTCACGCCCCGCGAGGCCGGCGGCTACGGCCTCGACGCGCAGTGGAGCGACGACTTCCACCACGCGGTCCACGTGGCGCTCACCCGCGAGACGGCCGGCTACTACGCCGACTTCGAGCCGCTCGGCGCGCTGGCCAAGGTGATCGAGCGCGGCTTCTTCCACGACGGCACGTTCAGCTCCTTCCGCGGGCGCGACCACGGCATCCCGGTCGACACCGCGACGATGCCGACCTGGCGCCTCGTCGTGTGCAACCAGAACCACGACCAGATCGGCAACCGGGCGATCGGCGACCGCATCACCGACGTCCTCGACGAGGACCAGCTCGGCTGCGCGGCGCTGCTGACCCTCGCCGGACCGTTCACGCCGATGCTCTTCCAGGGCGAGGAGTGGGCGGCCTCGACGCCCTTCCAGTTCTTCACCTCCCACCCGGAGCCGGAGCTGGGCCTGGCCACGGCCGAGGGCCGGATCGCCGAGTTCGAGCGGATGGGCTGGGACCCGGCCGTCGTCCCCGACCCGCAGGCTCCCGAGACCTTCACCCGCTCCAAGCTCGACTGGACCGAGGCCGAGTCGGGTCGTGGCGCCCGGGTGCTGGAGCTCTACCGCACCCTCGCCGCGCTGCGCCGGACCCGGCCCGAGCTGACCGACCCGGCGTTCTCCCGCAACCGGGTCGACGTCGACGAGGACGCCCGGGTGCTGCTGCTGCACCGCGGCGCCCTCCTGGTCGCGCTCAACCTGGGCGAGGCGCCGGCGCGCCTGGAGGTGACCCAGTCCGAGGTGTTGGTCGCGACCGCGTCGGGCGCCGAGCTCGACGGCGGCGTCCTGGTGCTGGCGCCGCACGCCGGCGCGCTGCTGGGCTGA
- the treY gene encoding malto-oligosyltrehalose synthase, which yields MRAPTNTYRLQVRASFDLHEAATRLPYLRDLGVDWVYLSPLLEAEPGSDHGYDVVAHDRVDPARGGGEGLDVLVAEARRLGLGVLVDIVPNHVGVATPSANAWWWDMLTHGRDSRYAEAFDVDWDVASGRVRIPVLGDDGTDAVVHDAEAGLFRYHDHTFPVAPGTSSLDEQHYELTHWTAADDGLNYRRFFAVNTLAGLRLDVPWVFEESHAEIRRWFDEGLVDGLRVDHPDGLRDPGPYLDDLAALTGGAYVLVEKILEPGEELPASWATAGTTGYDVLGQIDRVLTDPAAERVLPGSDLDYAGMVHDAKRWWATHMLRSEVRRVVRELPASLVAGDVTPGELLLDAEVIEDAVAELVACFPVYRSYVPEGLETLEAATATARERRPDLADTLDAVARVLADPAEPAARRFEQTSGATMAKGVEDTVFYRYNRLTSLNEVGGDPSHFSLGVAELHAAMAHRQSAWPHAMTTLSTHDTKRGEDVRARITVLSELPGLWTEALAQLHAAAPIASEDFAPLLWQAVLGAWDADDADLRPRLHAYAEKAMREAGDHTTWTEPDEAFETGVHAAVDAAFDDERVRDVLDGLLAAVVEPGWSNALAAKAIALTVPGVPDVYQGSELWEQSLVDPDNRRAVDFDLRAALLADPDLDHPARAKLLVTSTALRLRRDRPELFSTYAGVEADGEAAGHVVAFDRGGVVTVATRLPVGLAARGGWGDTTLRLPPGAWRDALTDTPTDGRLADLLATHPVALLVKEDDR from the coding sequence GTGCGCGCCCCCACCAACACCTACCGGCTCCAGGTCCGGGCGTCGTTCGACCTGCACGAGGCCGCCACGCGGCTGCCCTACCTGCGTGACCTCGGCGTCGACTGGGTCTACCTGTCGCCGCTGCTCGAGGCCGAGCCCGGCTCCGACCACGGCTACGACGTCGTCGCCCACGACCGGGTCGACCCGGCCCGCGGCGGCGGCGAGGGCCTCGACGTCCTCGTGGCCGAGGCGCGCCGGCTCGGGCTCGGCGTCCTGGTCGACATCGTGCCCAACCACGTCGGCGTCGCGACCCCGAGCGCCAACGCGTGGTGGTGGGACATGCTCACCCACGGGCGCGACTCGCGCTACGCGGAGGCCTTCGACGTCGACTGGGACGTCGCGAGCGGCCGGGTCCGGATCCCGGTGCTGGGCGACGACGGCACCGACGCCGTCGTGCACGACGCGGAGGCCGGCCTCTTCCGCTACCACGACCACACCTTCCCCGTCGCGCCCGGCACGAGCTCTCTCGACGAGCAGCACTACGAGCTGACGCACTGGACGGCGGCCGACGACGGGCTGAACTACCGGCGCTTCTTCGCCGTCAACACCCTCGCCGGCCTGCGCCTCGACGTCCCGTGGGTCTTCGAGGAGAGCCACGCCGAGATCAGGCGCTGGTTCGACGAGGGGCTCGTCGACGGCCTGCGCGTCGACCACCCCGACGGCCTGCGCGACCCGGGTCCCTACCTCGACGACCTCGCGGCCCTCACCGGCGGCGCCTACGTGCTCGTGGAGAAGATCCTCGAGCCCGGCGAGGAGCTGCCGGCGAGCTGGGCGACGGCCGGCACCACCGGCTACGACGTCCTGGGCCAGATCGACCGGGTGCTCACCGACCCCGCGGCCGAGCGGGTGCTCCCCGGCTCGGACCTCGACTACGCCGGGATGGTCCACGACGCGAAGCGCTGGTGGGCCACGCACATGCTGCGCTCCGAGGTGCGCCGCGTCGTGCGCGAGCTCCCGGCATCCCTCGTGGCCGGCGACGTGACGCCGGGCGAGCTGCTGCTCGACGCCGAGGTGATCGAGGACGCCGTGGCCGAGCTGGTCGCGTGCTTCCCCGTCTACCGGTCCTACGTGCCCGAGGGTCTCGAGACCCTGGAGGCCGCGACCGCGACCGCACGGGAGCGTCGCCCCGACCTCGCCGACACCCTGGACGCCGTCGCGCGGGTGCTCGCCGACCCGGCCGAGCCGGCCGCGCGCCGGTTCGAGCAGACCAGCGGCGCGACGATGGCCAAGGGCGTCGAGGACACCGTCTTCTACCGCTACAACCGGCTGACCTCGCTCAACGAGGTCGGCGGCGACCCGAGCCACTTCTCGCTGGGCGTCGCCGAGCTGCACGCCGCCATGGCCCACCGGCAGTCGGCCTGGCCGCACGCCATGACGACGCTCTCGACCCACGACACCAAGCGCGGCGAGGACGTCCGGGCCCGGATCACCGTGCTCTCGGAGCTGCCCGGCCTCTGGACCGAGGCGCTCGCGCAGCTGCACGCCGCCGCCCCGATCGCCTCCGAGGACTTCGCGCCGCTGCTGTGGCAGGCCGTGCTCGGGGCGTGGGACGCCGACGACGCCGACCTGCGCCCACGGCTGCACGCCTACGCCGAGAAGGCGATGCGCGAGGCCGGTGACCACACCACGTGGACCGAGCCCGACGAGGCCTTTGAGACCGGCGTGCACGCCGCGGTCGACGCGGCCTTCGACGACGAGCGGGTGCGCGACGTCCTCGACGGGCTGCTGGCCGCCGTGGTCGAGCCCGGCTGGTCGAACGCGCTGGCCGCCAAGGCGATCGCCCTCACCGTCCCCGGCGTGCCCGACGTCTACCAGGGCTCCGAGCTGTGGGAGCAGTCGCTGGTCGACCCCGACAACCGGCGCGCGGTCGACTTCGACCTGCGGGCGGCGCTGCTCGCCGATCCCGACCTCGACCACCCGGCGCGCGCCAAGCTGCTGGTCACCAGCACCGCGCTGCGACTGCGTCGCGACCGGCCCGAGCTGTTCTCGACCTACGCCGGCGTGGAGGCCGACGGCGAGGCCGCCGGGCACGTCGTCGCCTTCGACCGCGGCGGGGTCGTCACGGTCGCCACCCGGCTCCCCGTCGGGCTCGCCGCCCGCGGCGGGTGGGGCGACACGACCCTGCGGCTCCCGCCCGGTGCCTGGCGCGACGCGCTCACCGACACCCCGACCGACGGCCGTCTGGCCGACCTGCTCGCCACCCACCCCGTCGCGCTGCTCGTCAAGGAGGACGACCGATGA